Part of the Metarhizium brunneum chromosome 6, complete sequence genome is shown below.
AGGCCGTCATACTCCCGGATCCTAGTGTGAATTTGCAACTGCGAACTGGTGAGGCCTTGAGACACAGTGTCTGGTTGCTCCGATAACGGTTATTTAAGAGTGGCAGAGGCCGCGTACGCTGAGCAACGTGCGGGTAACCTAAGCTGTCCCACCAAATGAAAGCAGCGAGATAGGGTGAGGTTCAGGATCACAGccgtggttttttttttttaggttttttcTCGACTTCTGAGGCCTGTAGAGTTGTTTCCTCGAAATGTGCAATCAATGGATCACTTGCCTCTCGAAGCAAAAGGCGCATGTCCGACAATGGACTTGCCCCAGACCTATTTGTCAGGTGCTGGAAAGTGGGCACTAGGAAGGAGCGCGCTAGACATGGGAGCCGCTGCAGGCGTCTGCCGTTTCCTTTAACTTGGGTGGCAACATGCTCAACGTCGTGACGTCTGGTTTGTAGATGAATAGTCCAAGGGGCAACAAGGAGAGAAATGTGTGCATGTCGTAGGGCAATCACGTTCGAGCCCGTACCACACCACGTGCCGCCCCTCGATATGAGTaattgtacggagcactccgtaccagacctacatatgtacctgTACCTACTACGGTGCTACGTAACTGGGACGCCGTGAGGTCAATTCTCTTGACAACAGAATGCTATTGTTTTGCTGGAAATGTTGCTTACTAGCTCGGGCACCTACACACTTCTTAATTAATCAAGTTGTAATCACCATTAAAGTCATCTATCATAACACCCGTACATATATGCAATGCTCAAATCCAAAATATGTGGTCAAGCAGCCTCTCCAAGTAAATGCTACAAACGCCATGCATGCCATGAAATAAGCAAAATCTCAATCAAATGTCCCTACATCTCTTCCAAATCGTCTTCTGACACAGCTGAAACAAAGGCAAAGTTGAGCCAGTGTAGCCAagtcttgttcttctccttgttcttcttcttcttctttttcttatcCGCATCTATGTCACCACTGGCCCCATCACCTTCTGCAATCTCATTGTTTTTGCTGCGCTGACCCATGCGGTATGCCAGATGCAGATAGCTTCGGACGGTCAAGTCCTTGAGTTTGAACTGTTTGTCATCGAATGTGCTGTACTCGACCTCGAATTGGAATTTGCGTGGTTGAGCTGGCTTGTGTATCGGTTTCTTGTCACCGTGGTTGCCATCATGCCATTTAGATCCTTCGACGCCGTCTAAGCCAGGTTGATCATTGTTGATGTGAGTGAGGTTGGCAAAGTATTGAGTGTACCCTGTCAAGGTAAACTGCTGTGGGTAATAGGCTGGCCCAGGTAGCGCTGTTTTGGGAGGATCGTCTGGGATGATCAAGTTTGGGTCCTTGGGCTTTTGTTTTCCctcctttcctttcttccccttcttccccttctttttcttttcaatgCCAACGAATCGCAGCTCCAAATTCTCAGTCGACTGCACTTTCTCCGTTGCATTCTTTTCCTTCCAAACAGTAGCATTTTCCAGCCCAGTCACGTTGTATTCGAAAACTCGCATGGTTGGAAAGTAATTGGGTACCACACTTGGACTGATGAAGGAAAGCTGATATCGTTCGGCATACTTTCCCCCAATCTTCTTGAagccattcttcttctttttcttcttctcagtATCGACCTCGGCGTGGTCATCCTCTTCATTAAGCACTTCAATGGCGGAACCAGGAATGTCGCCCCAAATGTCTCGCAGCTCTAGGAGGTAGTCCTCTTTACCTTGGGCTGAAAGCTCGGACTCGTTGATCGACTTTCGAAAGATGCTACGTGCGGCAGGACTCTGACCCGCTGCCACATCCAAGTCGATATCCTTGGTGTCGCTCAGAAGGAAGTGATCGATATTCATGTGGCCAAATAACGAGGCGATAACAACGTCCCGGTACTTTTGAAGCCATAGGGTATATCGCTGCCAGCAAGTTTCATCCCAATTCTGCTTGCTGTCGGTTCTTGCGGGTGGGACGTGACCCATAAGGATAGCTTTCGTGCCCGTCTTTCGCATAAGATCCAACTGCACCCGAAGCCATTCCATATGCTTGTACCCGGGCTCGGACGGTAGCGCGCAACCATCCACAGCAGCATTACGGTCAAAGAAGTACATTGTGTTGAGACTAAAGACTGTAAGCTTTCCGGGGATGACGTCAACATGGAACCAGCCGCCGAATTGGAAAGAATGGCGCTGCTCCTCCGGGATGAACCGATCCCAAATCTCCCCATAAGCGGCGAACCAGTGATTAGGGCCAGGATACATAATGTTGTGAGGAAGAAAATCATTGTTTCCGAATGTCGGTATTATGGGAACCTCAAGCTTCCCCTCAGGTGAGCTGAAAGTCTTGATGATTTTATCAGTAACGACCTTGTTGCTATCGAGGACAGTCTTGTCGGTTCGCGGATGCGCTTCATCGCTGTCGTGTCGCGCCGTGTCGCCTGTCCATATTACAAAATCAATGTCGTCCTTGATATTCTCTTGTATCCATTGAAAGGTGGCGTCCACGAGGGAAAATGGCGAGTCGCAGTCCGTTTTTTCTGCTCCATACGTCCCAGCCATGCCATTGCCGCGATGGCACGCGATACCGTCTTCGGTTGATGTGTGAGGCTTGTAAAACTCATCAGGGTGAAAGTCTGAATGATTCTTTGTGAGTAAATGCTGGTCGCCAGGAAAGGCAAAAGAGTGGGATGGGACGGCAGCGAACCTGTTATATGCAGGAACCGACCATTGAGCTTGCGTGACTGTAACTCTTGATGCGGCTGCGACTCATATTGCAGGGTCTTTTGGGGCAGGTCGCCCAAAATTGGCGACGAAATGACGCCACAGCTCAGTGCCAGAAATGTCTGGGCTTGCAGCCAAAAGGCTGGACCAGGCATGGTGGCGCCTAGTCACGGGTATCAAAACAAGGCAAGGcgtattaaaaaaagaagagagagagagaaagagagggagagggatCGTCCTAAGATCTAGAGCCTAGTACAGCGCATAAGAATTTATGGAAACGGTTCGAGAAGACTGCCATCAACCAGGTTTATAAGATTCGTTGACTCCTGCGAATAGATGAATGTCAGGTAGCAATGTTAAGATGGCGCAGAGAGGTCATGCGAATGAGCCGGGGAGTCTTGGTAGAGACGGCTCAGTGTGAGTCGTCTCGGCCTCCAAAACCGAGCGCCTGATCCTGTGGTTTGACGAAGGCCAAGGGGCGGGTGGTTGCGTCGGTGGTGGACAGAAAATTCATCCAGTCGGGCGAGTCGGCCTTCTGACGCTGTATTCGTTCGGGTGACGTAAAAATGGGCTGCAGGTCCCAAGATCAGTGTGGGTGCCCCAGCAGCACGCGAATGCACAAAGCAAGGGCAAAAGCCTGAGGGGCACAATGGACTGGTGAAGTTGAAGGGGAGGCGAGAGTTGCAAGGTGCAAAACGCAAAGCGCAGAGAGAACTATCCGGTGGGAGATGAAAGATAATATGCCATGTTCGTTCACTCAGACTCATGAGTCGTTAGTAGCAAGCTAGCAAGAGAATCTGGGGCAAGTGCATCCGATGCGCTTTCCACTTGCCGCTTCCCACTTCCCATGGCCCTAATAAATTCCAAAACTCCAAAGCTTGAACCACCAAGCTATCCCAAATCTGGGCCCGGCAACTCGGACAAGCCATTCTTAGAGCATCTCATGCTCCTCACTCTGGCTGCAACTATACTCTTCTCGGGGGCCAAATCCAAGCAGTGATTGGTATATTCGGCTCCACACAAATGGCAAGTGTCTATTCTGCCACTCCATGTTACCATCACGGGCCGCCCGCCGATCGTGGATGGGCCAATGTTCATGCATCACCGCCAGCACGTGCGCCAGTGACACGGCGTCGAgttgtcaactggtgcaaATTCCCAGCAGCCGCCGTCTCGGCGACTGCGACAGCGCCACCGCGAATAGGAGGGCATGGAGGGGCACGCGACCTCGTTTAGGCTCACCagacgttcaatgtttccacACAGTCACCCACGCATGGCATCCGCCTCGGACGTCAACGGATTTCAACACCTTGATGGACTACAATGTGTCATCCTCGGCCCCCTTCTGTGGCGGTGAAatgctggtgatggtgcGTTGCTGCTCGCCTGACCATGCGCGTTTGCTCAAGTAGCAGATGACAATCTTATAATACAGTGTGTTGAAGAACATGATTTGCTCATCCAAGTTTCCACTAGCGTGTTGGCAGACATCTATTTTGCGACATCAACAAAGGTACAAAGATGGGCCGCAGTCTTTCATTTCACGCGGTAGAAGCGCTTATTTCGATTCAAGTCTCGAACCCGTATTCCGGCCATCCTATTTCACACTCCGACATCTAATGGGTAGCTATCTACCGCTCAACGCCCCGCGATGGATAAGGCTCGGCGTTGAATAGTTTCGTAACGGTATCCAAGTCGTCGTTAGCCTCGGGGCCATTCCCAACGTCCCCGTACTTGAAGACCTGGCTCCCCATATCTTCTAACACCCTGTGGCATGTTGGTCCTGCATTAATCACTCTTTGGATTGTCTGCCTTGCTGCGATTGAGGGTTCGTGCTGTCTAGGAAGAGTGCAGAAACGTGGGTATTAAATCGTCTTGGTGGTTGAGTATTAGTCCTATCCTTCATTGACAAGAGGGATTATGCATTTTGCAGCTTAGAAAGCTCCCATATGCCCTCACAATCTTCTTCCGGTGCTAACACTGGGACTATGGAGTGGTACGCCTCCAAGTCGTCTGCCCCAACATTATCATAGACGAGCATCCAGGAGCCAACTCGTCTGTTGGAACTGAGCGTATAACATTGGTATTTGGTTTCAGTGAGTGGCGCCTTACATTCACTTTGAGGATAGAAACAGCAAGCATCAAACACAACCGGACTGGCCTATCATACGCATTTTGTTACCCAGTTCAAAATGGTCTGCTATGAAGAAGTGTACATCTGACGTAGAGGCTAGTGCCCCGAAGCCACTTGTAGTAGGAACCAAAACGCGCAAAAGGAGCAAATAGCCTAGGAAGATTCATTCTCGCTCCTAACCATGCGTCTCCCTTGTTCTTGAATGGGGGCTTGACTGAAAGACGATCTCTCAGTCCCTTCGGACAGGTTAACAACGATCCTGCATGTAGTGGTCCAGAAGCACACACCATGAGGCTCGACAGAATTTCTTGACATCTTCGTGGCAGCCCTGAATGCGAGTCATCCATGTTAATACAATTTCAATATCTTATTTCTTCGAGACAGGGAGGGCCAATCTTAGATCTATAAAGTAGCCTTATGGGGCATGCGTGCGACAAAGATCAGTATCCATTTGTCCCAGAAGCTCATCAAAATATAAAAATGAACTAATATGAAGTAATTTTGTTCCACAACCGAGCCATTGTTTGGCGCGAGAAACCGAATAGGACCTGTCACATGGCCCCCTCCGTTGTAGTTCTCCGCCTTGTTGGTCTTCTTGTTTAATTTCTAGTCAGTACGACAACTCTCCCCCTATTGTCTTTCAAAAATAACATTCATTCCAGGTTCGATATATAAGAGACAAAGCATGGTGGCAGACTCAACCCTTCCCTGGCCATGACAACTTGCTCCCTATGCCACAACCTGATTGGCCGCTTGCAAAACTCATCATCATGATCACGCCATGAGATATCCCCAAGCTTTCAGATGCGAGCTATGACTTGATTCATATCGAGTACGTCAATGAACATAGAGGCCATTGGGCGCGAGGAAGCATTGGGTGTTTGCAGTCGAGAACTTTCCTTCAAGATATGGCTCGGCACACCAGGAGGTTTTAAAGACTCGCAGTTCGGCGTCCAGATATTGAGGCATTCAAAATATACTCCTTCATATCCTCTGTTATCCGAACCTCAATCCCTGCTTCCTGCAGTCGTTTCATTCCATCATTGCAGCGAACAAATGTACTTGGCTCGCGAATGCCTACGTACACGGAACGTACAACATCCTTAAGCTTCAAGATTCGCTCGACACACGAAATATTCCCGCTCAGCCTATCATTGCAAGGTTCCATAGTCGTGTAGAGCACAGTTCTTGCAGGCAGGACATGACGGATATGATCCTCAGCATGAGCCGGCGGCAGGTTGTGTGCTAGGGCAACTTTGATGAAGCAGCATTGCTCCGCATGTGTATTGCCTTGGTCGCCTACTGGGCTAGGCCTTGCAAATGAGCTCATCAATTCAATTCACCGTGTCTAAATAAAGATTAAAACCTCATTTAGATTGTCCCAGTATAATAGCAAGCACACGTGTGGTATGAGAGGCAGCGAGATATCACGGTTGGTCAAGCTCCTGAATACGACCTTATCCGTGAAATGGCCTCGAAAGATCCAACGTCGCTACGGCACGTTGGCCTACTTTCAAATGTATttgccaagctgcccaaCACAAAAGGTTAAATTGTATccgccatcatggtcatCAGATCCTCAACTTCACATCAGCTCACATCGCCGCCAACACAGCCCACAAACCGCCAGCCGTCAGTCAACCACGGGATCTACGAGCTTTAGAATCTCCCAGGACAGAGTTGTGAAACCTCTCACTGACTTACACCACAGTCTTTCGATTGACCCCCGAGCTCCGGCACCATGCTTTTTCATGTGGAGGAGGGAGGTGGTGtggccaccgccaccacaaACGATGCTACCAGCCGCATCGAGACCATGCCAGTCGACTTGGAGATGATATGATGCATCACGCCACTGCCATATGTCACTGTAATGCCCTACGGTACATGTATTTAAAAGGAAACGGGCTTCCGCACAAGAAAGCTACACAcactcgccgccgccaaaagaTTCGCAGCTCTTGCAAGACCTGACAATGGACCCCAACAACAAGCCAGCGCCTTACCAAGTCCCCGAGCTTTTATTTCACACCATCCTCACAGTAATTGACTATAGTCACGACGCGTCCGGGGCCAGCCGTACGACATTTGTGCTTGGAACACACGGGACTCTGGAGGCGGCGAAAGCCTTTGCCGCCCAGTCCCTCGAGACGCTCAACTTCAAGCCCGACGACTTCCAAAAGTACAATGTGCGGTCTTCGGGCGAAGAGGCTCCCGGCAAGACTTGGATCCACGGCGATGGCGTCCTAGCCTTTGCCCGCTCCTTTGACGGCCAAGAGCTTCGCGTGAGCATCGACACCACGCCCAACAATGAGTCCCTCTATGCGAGCACAGAGGACGGCAAGATGAGGCTTCCCGAAGGGGCGCAGTTTTTGCACTACATGGTCCAGACCATGGTGGACTACAACGTCGATCGGAGCGGCAGCCTGCAGCGGACAGAGATCCAAGGCGTCTATGTTCATCGCGCGGACGCCTGGACGGCCGCGCACAAGTGCCTCGACCGGTCGGGGTACGCCGAGTACGACTGCCGGGGCGACGCCGAGTTTGTCGAGCAGTGGCCGTTTGGCGAGAATGTCGCCGTCCATGCCGTTTCGGAGACGGGCCAGAATTACCTTGTTGCGGTGAACACGCCGCCCCAGCACAAGCACGACATTAAGAGGCACGGTCGGAAGAAGTCTGCGTCGTGAGGAGTCGTCTTTTTTCTTAATGGGTGTAGGTGGTTGGCCGGCTGGGAAACTGCGCCAGAGACCAAACGTTGACCGTGTTGGACTCGAGAATCGTCCTTCGTGCGTCTTGCTTGAATCCGTTGCcgagggggggggggagacGACATTTTTGAACATGCACGCGGCTTGGGACCGAGGTTGAATCTGGGATACGCCAATAAAATGGATGCAGGTAGTGTTTCAATCTGAATGTTTCTTTTTATCTGACGAGACAAATTTTACAAGAATATTTCAGTGAATAACCATGTGATCGACTATGGGGTCCGGACGTAGGAGATGGAAATCACTCCATATCGATCAACACCTTGAGTGCCCCGGTCTGGCCTGCCTGGCCGAAAGTCTTGTATGCTTCCTCCATCTGATCAAACTTGAAGCCTATTCAAAACGTTAGCACGCAAATGCCCTGGTACGTGTCTAGTCCAGACTTGAGGAGAGACGCACGATGTGTAACCAGCCGCGCCGCTCTGAGCTTCCCCGACTCCACCATTCTCAGCAGCATAGGCGTCGATACTGTGTCGACCAGTCTTGTTGTGATGGCTTGAGACGATTAGCAGGTTTTCGCATCTCCCCCGTACTCGGCCAGACTCACAAATATTCTTGTCCCACAGACGGTCCAAGAAAAGATCGGCTTTGCTTCCGTGGACACCGACATTGGCGAGCACTCCTCCAGGAGCGAGAAGCTCCTGGCATAGCGCAAACGTCGCCGGCACTCCAACCGCCTCGATTACAGCATCGCACCCCTTGCCGTCTGTCAGCTGCTTGACACGCGCAACTgcatcctcggccttgttgtTCACGGTGGCTGTCGCGCCAAGTTCCCTTGCCGTCTCCAGCCTCTTGTCATCTATATCAAGGACTATGATTTTGGACGGCGAGTACATCTGCGCCGTCATCAGCGCCGCCAAGCCCACGGGTCCTGCTCCCACCACGGCGACGGTCGAGCCGGGCTGGACTCTGCCGTTCTGAACACCGCATTCAAGACCCGTGGGGAAAATGTCACTGagcatcaccatggccgcaTCGTCCACACCGGCAGGGATCTTGTAAAGGCTAGAGTCTGCGTGGGGAATTCGCGCATATTGCGCCTGCGTGCCGTCAATGGAGTTGCCTAGGATCCAGCCGCCGGTCGTGCAATGGCTATACATGCCCCTGCGACAGTATTCGCAGGCGGCACAGCTCGAGATGCATGAGATGAGCACGCGGTCCCCTGGGGAAAAGCGGGATACAGACGATCCCGTTGAGGAGACTACCCCGATGCCTTCGTGGCCGAGAATTCGTCCAGGTTGGCATGTTGCAA
Proteins encoded:
- the epp-1 gene encoding Endopolyphosphatase — encoded protein: MPGPAFWLQAQTFLALSCGVISSPILGDLPQKTLQYESQPHQELQSRKLNGRFLHITDFHPDEFYKPHTSTEDGIACHRGNGMAGTYGAEKTDCDSPFSLVDATFQWIQENIKDDIDFVIWTGDTARHDSDEAHPRTDKTVLDSNKVVTDKIIKTFSSPEGKLEVPIIPTFGNNDFLPHNIMYPGPNHWFAAYGEIWDRFIPEEQRHSFQFGGWFHVDVIPGKLTVFSLNTMYFFDRNAAVDGCALPSEPGYKHMEWLRVQLDLMRKTGTKAILMGHVPPARTDSKQNWDETCWQRYTLWLQKYRDVVIASLFGHMNIDHFLLSDTKDIDLDVAAGQSPAARSIFRKSINESELSAQGKEDYLLELRDIWGDIPGSAIEVLNEEDDHAEVDTEKKKKKKNGFKKIGGKYAERYQLSFISPSVVPNYFPTMRVFEYNVTGLENATVWKEKNATEKVQSTENLELRFVGIEKKKKGKKGKKGKEGKQKPKDPNLIIPDDPPKTALPGPAYYPQQFTLTGYTQYFANLTHINNDQPGLDGVEGSKWHDGNHGDKKPIHKPAQPRKFQFEVEYSTFDDKQFKLKDLTVRSYLHLAYRMGQRSKNNEIAEGDGASGDIDADKKKKKKKNKEKNKTWLHWLNFAFVSAVSEDDLEEM
- the adh gene encoding Alcohol dehydrogenase encodes the protein MKALVYSAAGSVSIQQKPDPEILLPSDAIVKLTKTTICGTDLHILKGDVATCQPGRILGHEGIGVVSSTGSSVSRFSPGDRVLISCISSCAACEYCRRGMYSHCTTGGWILGNSIDGTQAQYARIPHADSSLYKIPAGVDDAAMVMLSDIFPTGLECGVQNGRVQPGSTVAVVGAGPVGLAALMTAQMYSPSKIIVLDIDDKRLETARELGATATVNNKAEDAVARVKQLTDGKGCDAVIEAVGVPATFALCQELLAPGGVLANVGVHGSKADLFLDRLWDKNISITTRLVDTVSTPMLLRMVESGKLRAARLVTHRFKFDQMEEAYKTFGQAGQTGALKVLIDME